A stretch of DNA from Takifugu flavidus isolate HTHZ2018 chromosome 13, ASM371156v2, whole genome shotgun sequence:
GTCGTTTCTAGGAATTCTTTTATATTTGTGAAGGCAAATCAATTATTTTAAACCCATTAACAGTAGAGAAATCTGCACAGTGCTTTGAAAAGTAGTTAAAGTGATTCTAATTGTATTTTTATGCTTGATTCAATTAAAGGTTGGGTTGTTAAAAACTGTTTTGGTCAAAGTTCTGCTCTCTCAACGGTGAACGTCCCCACGTATAAATGACCAAAGACTTCATTAAGGATCATATCAAGGTGTCAAGAGTTTTCACATTTAATGGGACGTCACCTTATAGAACGTTTCCAGGAGGAATTCACTCATTGTTCTGTCCACGATTTGGACCAAGTCCAGCAGCTGCGCGTGTCCCGTGCACACTTCCATTCCTAGAAACGTTCTGCAAATTGCAACACAAGAAAAGTGCACATTCATCCATCCTGGATCGCTTCAGAGGAAACAAAGGGCAGGTTTCTTCTACCTGGTCCTGTCGGCGTTACAATAGACCTTCAGTCTCTCTGCTGAACAGCAAAACCTTTCAGAATTAAAACAATAGGCAGGTTTTTAGTTGCTGCCGTCAAACCGCATCAACTGCGTCAATGTTCTTAATCCATCGAACCCGTAAAACAGGATCGACGTTTCCAAATCTTGTTTTGTATTGTGAAACCTTTTGCGGAGCGTCAGGCCGGCCCTGAGGCTCCGTGTGAAGGGCTGGATCCAGTGATGTCTCAGCACCACCGTCTGGGACACACTCAGGTGGAACTCCTCCTGGGGGCTCAAAGCCACGCCGTGAGCCTTGGCTACTGACACCATCTGGTCCAGAAGCTCGACAAACTCCTCCTCAGGTTGGTCTGAAGTGGAGAAGAATGACGCACAGTATGCAAGCAACGTTACACACCTGGTAAAGTCACCTGGAAGCTGGAATATGTAAACAAGAAGGATTTTAGCACCTAGCTACTGCAACACTGACATATTTTAATTAGCTGTGGGTGTTTATGACACGTTTCTCTCCtattttgaagaaaaaataCAAGGTTCATAGCAG
This window harbors:
- the usb1 gene encoding U6 snRNA phosphodiesterase 1 isoform X3, which encodes MFPEELDPQTEDRSLHGGRIRSFKHERGNWATYVYFPCDFTRCVTLLAYCASFFSTSDQPEEEFVELLDQMVSVAKAHGVALSPQEEFHLSVSQTVVLRHHWIQPFTRSLRAGLTLRKRFCCSAERLKVYCNADRTRTFLGMEVCTGHAQLLDLVQIVDRTMSEFLLETFYKDPSFHVSLAWCVGDMTEPMRECLKELQSVFDGCEEGPFLLRLDCRELRCRTGNRIFHFPLQP